In the genome of Desulfobacterales bacterium, one region contains:
- a CDS encoding polysaccharide biosynthesis tyrosine autokinase, translated as MTEEIREEQINLLDYVRVLMKRRWTIVSVFVAVVLFVAVHTFTSVPIFQASARIVIEKENPNLVSIQEVMAVDSTGTDYYQTQYKIIESRAVARDVIKKLDLNSSPEFFPEPDDSVIATAKRWIRDQACGFQDWLKSLIQTGDKMSDPPALADSEIDPDSGLVNSVISRINVQPIRNSRLVDVLVEAKDPVMAARMANTVVHSYIDKNLETKLKAAKDGVKWLSDRIDEERLKVEEAENALLRYKEKNEIITDFSSDAEKITAQKLASLNEQVVGAESSRVEAETRYRQAMELEDSPDMLDSIPEVLSNPLIGQIKAMEVQLYNRMSELSKKYGRNHPQMVAIDAELADLQKRKNREIQRVVNSLRNEYKLALAREESLKQSLSRQKKESLQMNQKAVQYGVLQRQAESSRNMYELLVKRFKETSLTEEMKTGNIRIVDRAEVPRNPVKPNKKLNLLLALVVGLMLGIGLAFFLEYLDNTIKLPDEVKDYLKIPYLGPLPVFASDEKVGETAGELFTIHSPKSTASELFRGIRTGILFSSVDKAHQVILVTSAGPYEGKTTCASNLAITMAQSGSRVIVVDCDLRRPRVHKFFRIARDIGLSSVLSGSSELKNAIVSSSVENLDLIPSGPIPPNPAEVLGSKKMSRFIEVLKKNYDCVIIDSPPISAVTDSVILSQLADGVVLIIRSGGTPKQVVRHALSQLQSVNAHILGAVLNGVSTGKDSYYYYQYYYYYYGEDGERKKKTNRRKKRTESYQ; from the coding sequence ATGACAGAAGAAATCCGAGAAGAACAGATCAATCTCTTAGACTATGTTCGTGTACTTATGAAACGTCGCTGGACGATCGTTTCCGTGTTTGTTGCGGTAGTTCTGTTTGTGGCGGTTCATACGTTTACGTCTGTGCCCATTTTTCAGGCATCAGCCCGTATTGTCATTGAAAAGGAAAATCCGAACCTGGTTTCGATTCAGGAAGTCATGGCCGTGGATTCGACAGGAACGGATTATTATCAGACGCAATACAAGATTATAGAAAGCCGTGCGGTTGCACGGGATGTTATTAAAAAGCTGGATTTGAACAGCAGCCCGGAATTTTTCCCGGAACCGGATGACTCTGTCATTGCGACAGCCAAAAGATGGATCAGAGATCAGGCGTGTGGGTTTCAAGACTGGCTTAAATCGTTGATTCAGACCGGAGATAAAATGTCTGACCCGCCGGCTCTGGCAGACAGTGAAATTGACCCTGATTCTGGTCTGGTAAACAGTGTAATCAGTCGGATTAACGTGCAGCCGATCCGCAACAGCCGGCTGGTGGATGTACTTGTGGAAGCAAAAGATCCTGTAATGGCTGCCCGTATGGCCAACACAGTGGTTCACTCCTATATTGATAAAAACCTTGAAACCAAGCTCAAGGCGGCAAAAGACGGGGTCAAGTGGCTCAGCGACAGGATCGATGAAGAGCGCCTTAAGGTGGAAGAAGCTGAAAACGCTCTTTTGCGCTATAAGGAAAAAAACGAAATCATTACGGATTTTTCCAGCGATGCTGAAAAAATAACCGCCCAGAAACTGGCTTCACTCAATGAGCAGGTCGTGGGAGCTGAATCCAGCCGGGTTGAGGCTGAAACACGTTACCGTCAGGCCATGGAACTGGAAGATTCTCCTGACATGCTCGATTCGATCCCCGAGGTGCTGAGCAATCCATTGATAGGGCAGATCAAAGCCATGGAGGTTCAGCTGTACAACCGTATGTCCGAGCTGTCTAAAAAATACGGTCGAAATCATCCTCAGATGGTGGCAATTGATGCTGAACTGGCTGATTTGCAAAAGCGGAAAAACAGGGAAATTCAGCGGGTAGTTAATTCCCTTCGCAACGAATACAAGTTGGCCCTTGCCAGAGAAGAATCCCTGAAGCAGTCTCTGTCCAGACAGAAAAAAGAGAGCCTGCAGATGAACCAGAAGGCGGTTCAGTACGGGGTGTTGCAGCGTCAGGCTGAAAGTTCGCGAAATATGTATGAACTTCTGGTCAAACGGTTCAAGGAAACTTCGCTGACAGAAGAGATGAAGACCGGCAATATCCGGATTGTTGACCGTGCGGAAGTGCCTCGGAACCCGGTAAAACCCAACAAAAAACTAAATCTTCTTCTGGCACTGGTTGTCGGCCTGATGCTGGGAATCGGCCTTGCCTTCTTTCTGGAATACCTGGACAATACCATCAAACTGCCTGATGAAGTCAAAGATTATCTAAAAATACCCTACCTGGGTCCGCTGCCGGTATTTGCATCGGATGAAAAAGTTGGAGAGACAGCCGGAGAGCTGTTTACCATTCATTCACCCAAGTCTACCGCCAGTGAATTGTTTCGGGGAATCCGTACCGGTATTCTGTTTTCATCGGTGGACAAAGCACATCAGGTGATCCTGGTAACCAGCGCCGGACCGTACGAGGGAAAAACAACCTGCGCGTCAAATCTGGCCATTACAATGGCACAGTCCGGCTCCAGGGTTATTGTAGTAGACTGTGACTTGAGGCGGCCGCGGGTTCACAAGTTCTTTCGGATTGCACGGGATATCGGGTTGTCTTCTGTTCTGTCCGGTTCGAGTGAATTGAAGAATGCTATAGTTTCCAGTAGCGTTGAGAACCTGGATCTGATTCCCAGCGGGCCGATTCCGCCGAATCCGGCTGAAGTTCTCGGCTCGAAAAAAATGAGTCGGTTCATAGAGGTGTTAAAAAAGAATTATGATTGCGTGATTATCGATTCTCCGCCGATTTCAGCGGTAACCGATTCGGTGATTCTGTCCCAGCTGGCTGACGGAGTGGTTCTGATCATCCGGTCCGGTGGAACTCCTAAACAGGTGGTTCGTCATGCGTTATCTCAGCTTCAGTCAGTCAATGCCCATATTCTCGGTGCTGTGCTCAACGGGGTCAGTACCGGGAAAGACAGCTATTACTATTATCAGTATTATTATTACTATTACGGTGAAGACGGGGAGCGGAAAAAGAAGACGAATCGAAGAAAAAAGCGAACGGAGTCCTATCAGTGA
- a CDS encoding outer membrane beta-barrel protein, with translation MFKKPLCNKGAAILLAVLFSAFWVCSAFAAGNIHFGRLKVEPGIDYKLKYDDNIFKESANEEDDYIHIFTPSVRMSYAGNPGNFFNAGYSADLVAYSDFDNNNYTTQRPWVAFGYRNPAGFYIQAADDFVYTKDPLGSRNQYQLGVNTERWNNNANVTIGYEFAGQYSVEVLYKRYVERYDLDQDKWQDRTDNVYGMSFIYKMTPKTSVFGQIRRTDAEYDEQNDGVTGDGVTWSAATSQDYSLNDFFIGARFEPGGKLSGELKIGYGEKSFDNETSPLFANRVYEDESTWIAESSINYQMYERTGIALTLNRGHLGSPDSDAASYIDTDVGLHLTQGLQNRLALLVGMDWITNDYQNEVSGRPDKFFNIYNAGIGIEWAARDWLKAGVEYRLESKKATEDTYASQEYDDNVVAFRISALF, from the coding sequence ATGTTTAAAAAACCGTTATGTAATAAGGGTGCCGCAATTTTACTGGCCGTGCTGTTTTCAGCATTCTGGGTATGCTCGGCCTTTGCAGCCGGAAATATTCACTTCGGCCGATTGAAGGTGGAACCCGGTATAGACTACAAACTGAAATACGATGACAACATTTTCAAGGAAAGTGCCAACGAAGAGGATGACTACATCCATATTTTTACACCGTCGGTCCGGATGAGTTATGCCGGAAATCCGGGCAACTTTTTCAATGCCGGATACAGCGCGGATCTGGTGGCGTATTCGGATTTTGATAATAATAACTACACGACACAGAGGCCTTGGGTGGCCTTCGGCTATAGGAACCCGGCCGGTTTTTACATCCAGGCGGCCGATGATTTCGTGTATACCAAAGACCCTCTGGGAAGCCGGAACCAGTATCAGCTGGGTGTCAATACCGAACGATGGAACAACAATGCCAATGTTACGATCGGTTATGAATTTGCCGGTCAATATTCCGTCGAAGTACTTTACAAGCGCTATGTCGAACGGTACGACCTGGATCAGGACAAATGGCAGGACCGGACCGACAATGTTTACGGCATGTCCTTTATCTACAAAATGACGCCGAAAACCTCCGTGTTCGGTCAGATACGTCGAACCGATGCCGAATACGACGAACAGAATGACGGCGTAACGGGCGACGGCGTGACCTGGTCAGCCGCCACATCCCAGGATTATTCGCTCAATGATTTTTTTATCGGTGCACGGTTTGAACCCGGCGGAAAACTGAGCGGGGAATTAAAGATTGGTTACGGCGAGAAGTCTTTCGACAATGAAACCAGCCCGCTGTTTGCCAACAGAGTTTACGAGGACGAGTCCACATGGATTGCCGAATCCAGTATCAATTATCAGATGTACGAACGGACCGGGATCGCCCTGACCCTGAACCGGGGGCATCTGGGATCACCGGATTCGGATGCGGCATCCTACATCGATACCGATGTGGGACTTCACCTGACCCAGGGCCTGCAGAATCGCCTGGCGCTCCTGGTCGGGATGGACTGGATCACCAATGATTATCAGAACGAGGTCTCCGGGCGTCCGGATAAGTTCTTCAACATCTATAATGCCGGCATCGGCATTGAATGGGCGGCCCGTGACTGGCTCAAGGCCGGTGTGGAATACCGCCTGGAAAGCAAAAAAGCCACAGAGGATACCTATGCATCACAGGAATACGATGACAATGTCGTCGCATTCCGTATCAGCGCATTATTCTGA
- a CDS encoding polysaccharide export protein, with the protein MRYSPGRAFFVVILFAIAACVSTGGEVVKVTTVSDESLSGIGEAELARIAEIKEVRKQEINKDSGLKRVIQLTPNYTVSEYLSLNPDAGNLSEQDYRVGGYDVFDVMVYEEKDLSREKVRVSAEGDISFPLIGRVRVDGLTTSEIESLIAQKLTEGQFILDAHVSVTVVDYLSKQYMVLGSVKEPGTYPLQSRERVLDAISRSGGIDFEQGGKQGMIIRTENPNTDNARKVVIRIDIPELLKGGDQMANMLLADKDLLFVPKAEHFYIIGQVQKPGSYLYQEKEITIVEAISMAGGFTQIAARNKTRIVRVENGEEKIIEIRVDEITRLGKKGQDILIEPGDVIVVPESFF; encoded by the coding sequence ATGAGATATTCCCCGGGCCGAGCTTTTTTTGTCGTGATTTTATTTGCGATTGCCGCCTGTGTGAGTACGGGTGGTGAAGTGGTGAAGGTAACGACCGTATCGGATGAGAGTCTTTCCGGGATCGGTGAAGCAGAACTTGCCAGGATTGCCGAAATAAAGGAAGTAAGAAAACAGGAAATTAATAAAGATTCCGGTTTGAAACGTGTGATTCAGCTCACTCCCAATTACACGGTTTCCGAATATCTTTCACTCAATCCCGATGCCGGAAATTTGAGCGAGCAGGACTACCGGGTGGGGGGCTATGATGTGTTTGATGTTATGGTGTATGAAGAAAAGGATCTTTCCCGGGAAAAAGTACGTGTCAGCGCTGAAGGGGATATCTCGTTCCCACTGATCGGCCGGGTCCGGGTGGATGGCCTGACCACTTCCGAAATTGAGTCCCTCATCGCACAAAAACTGACCGAAGGCCAGTTCATTCTCGATGCGCATGTTTCCGTTACGGTCGTTGACTATCTGAGCAAACAGTATATGGTGCTGGGTTCGGTCAAAGAACCGGGTACTTACCCGCTTCAGTCCAGGGAACGGGTTCTGGATGCGATTTCCAGATCCGGCGGTATTGATTTTGAACAGGGCGGCAAGCAGGGAATGATTATTCGTACCGAAAATCCGAATACGGATAACGCGCGTAAGGTGGTGATCCGCATCGATATCCCCGAACTGCTCAAGGGGGGGGATCAGATGGCGAATATGCTTTTGGCTGATAAAGACCTTTTGTTTGTCCCCAAGGCAGAACATTTTTACATCATTGGTCAGGTTCAGAAACCCGGCTCTTACCTGTATCAGGAAAAGGAAATCACCATCGTTGAGGCGATCAGTATGGCCGGCGGATTTACCCAGATTGCGGCCCGGAACAAAACCCGGATTGTCAGGGTGGAAAACGGGGAAGAAAAAATCATTGAAATCCGCGTAGATGAGATTACCCGTTTGGGCAAAAAAGGTCAGGATATCCTGATAGAACCCGGCGATGTGATCGTGGTCCCGGAGAGTTTTTTCTAA